Proteins encoded in a region of the Salmo trutta chromosome 34, fSalTru1.1, whole genome shotgun sequence genome:
- the LOC115173773 gene encoding glycoprotein endo-alpha-1,2-mannosidase-like protein yields the protein MTRLRKKAFIALFLFTLFIFGTMMGLRTLKPSDGFSDLAPGMGEFVGERGGERRRPVSNDMVVSPGQSHLASDTKVVFTKSDRDYSIFYDVQIFYYLWYGNPQMDGKYIHWDHVLVPHWDPKIAASHAKGRHTPPEDIASSFYPELGPYSSREPAVLESHMSQIEAAAAGVLVLSWYPPGIADNHGEPCEDLVPAVMDAAHRHSIKVAFHIQPYKGRTDLSMHDNIKYIIDKYGNHGAFYRFRSTKGRILPLFYVYDSYLTPPEAWADLLHPAGAHTLRGTPYDGVFLALVVEERHKHDILAGGFDGMYTYFASNGFSFGSSHQNWKAVKDFCDGNNLLFVPSAGPGYVDTAVRPWNNHNTRNRVNGRYYETSLQAALSVRPEIVTITSFNEWHEGTQIEKAVPRKTVTRLYLDYQPHRSDLYLELTRKWAEHFNKEKDKWLM from the exons ATGACACGGTTGCGCAAGAAAGCTTTCATTGCACTTTTCTTATTCACCCTCTTCATCTTCGGGACCATGATGGGCCTCAGAACACTGAAACCCAGCGATGGCTTCTCAGACCTGGCCCCGGGAATGGGAGAGTTTGTGGGGGAAAGAGGAGGCGAACGGCGACGGCCAGTTTCAAACGACATGGTAGTTTCCCCTGGTCAGTCCCATCTAGCCAGCGACACCAAAGTCGTCTTCACAAAATCCGACCGTGACTACAGTATATTCTACGACGTACAAATCTTCTATTACCTATGGTACGGCAACCCACAGATGGACGGTAAATATATTCACTGGGACCATGTTCTAGTACCGCACTGGGACCCTAAGATCGCCGCCAGCCACGCCAAAGGAAGACACACTCCTCCAGAGGACATAGCGTCGAGTTTCTACCCGGAACTAGGACCATACAGTTCCAGAGAACCCGCCGTGCTGGAGTCACACATGTCGCAGATTGAAGCGGCTGCAGCAG GGGTACTGGTTCTGTCTTGGTACCCGCCTGGCATTGCAGACAACCATGGTGAGCCATGTGAAGACCTGGTGCCTGCTGTGATGGACGCTGCCCACAGACACAGCATCAAG GTGGCGTTCCACATCCAGCCGTACAAGGGACGGACTGACCTCAGCATGCACGATAACATCAAATACATCATTGACAA GTACGGGAACCATGGTGCCTTCTACCGCTTCAGGTCAACCAAAGGGCGGATCCTTCCTCTGTTCTACGTTTACGACTCCTACCTGACCCCGCCTGAGGCCTGGGCCGACCTGCTCCACCCCGCCGGCGCCCACACCCTCCGCGGCACGCCCTACGACGGCGTCTTCCTCGCCCTGGTCGTAGAGGAACGCCACAAACACGACATCCTGGCCGGTGGCTTCGACGGCATGTATACATACTTCGCCTCCAACGGCTTCTCCTTCGGCTCCTCGCACCAGAACTGGAAGGCGGTCAAGGACTTCTGTGACGGTAACAACCTGCTGTTCGTGCCCAGCGCCGGGCCGGGATACGTCGACACCGCAGTGAGGCCATGGAACAACCACAACACGAGGAACAGGGTCAACGGACGCTATTACGAGACCAGCCTACAGGCTGCGCTGTCGGTGCGGCCGGAGATCGTGACCATCACGTCCTTCAACGAGTGGCATGAGGGGACACAGATTGAGAAGGCGGTGCCCAGGAAGACGGTGACCCGGCTGTATCTGGACTACCAGCCCCACCGGTCAGATCTGTACCTGGAACTCACCAGGAAGTGGGCCGAACACTTCAACAAGGAGAAAGACAAGTGGCTCATGTAG